The genomic window AGATGGATGATGATTGCCTGCTGCTAAGTATAAAGCAGTACATCCCTCAGAATCAAAAGCATTAATATTAACTTTATTATTAATAGCATTAATTACTCCTTGTAAGTCATTTAACGCTGCTACTTCTGTAAAATTTTCTGTTAATTTATCATTTAAACGTTGTCGATAAATGATACCTTTCCTAAGAGCTTGTTCTGCTTCTTCTCTTAATTCTGAAACAGTATAACGAAGCAAATAATCAAAGATGTCTTGATAACCTTGTTCAGCAGCATGAACCAGAGCATAATAACCATTATCAGAAACAATATTAACATTAGCTCCATTTTCGATTAAGGCTTTAACCAGTGGCATATTGCCATCACAAACTGCTTTCATTAAAATAGTTTCGCCTTCGCTATCTATAAGTTTTTGGTTAATATCAATACCAGTTTTGACTAATTCTAATAAAATTTCAGTTTTTTCTTTATATTTACTTCTTTCTAATAACCACTGACTTTCCTGATTTACTAATGCTCCTGCTTGTAGTAAAATTCGTACAATTTCTAAATTTCCACGTTCTACAGCAATCATTAACGGTGTAAATATACTTTGCTCTTTTTGTTCTAAATCAATACCTTTTTTTATGAAAAATTTAACTTGATCGATATTGTTTTCATCAATAGCTTGACAGAGCAAAGAAAATTGAGAAAATTGTTGTTTTTTAGAAGGATACATAATAAGTTTAAAGTTAGTCAGGTGGGCATTGCCCACCCTACCTTTTGATTACCAATGCCACACTTGGTCGTAATTATCAAACAATTTAGGCAATTCTTTAAAGGATATTTTTTCAATTCCTGCTAATAATTTATCTTCGGGAATTCCTCGTTTAGAAATGTCTTCACTGATAGCATAAACTTTAATGCCTTTGTCAAGACATTGTTGCAAATCGTCATCTAATTTAGCAGGAAAACTTTGTTTCCATTCCCCAAAAGAAAGCCCTTCTACTACTTGACCTTTGACTGCATAATTAACTGCATTAGCCCGTAACACAATATCAACGTCACCGCCAATCGTTTCTAACACTTGAATAAACCAAACAACGGGATCATCTTGTTCTTCAATGGTGCAACGATAAGCGGACTGAATGACTTGTAATACTTTCATTTTTGCTCCTATTTTGTGCCAATAACTAAGGTTCCGCTTGCGTCTTTCGACCATTCCCAAAAGTCTTTAGGTGCGCCCCGACGACAGCCTTCGACAGCATCGTTAACGCCTCTTTCATCGACGCAAAGCCCACAATTAACCCATTCTAATTCACACCCTTTACTTTTTGCTTTATTAAATAAGGCTGTAATCCAATCTTTAGTTAAAGGGTGATTTTCTTCGTCAAACGTGCGACCATGAACACTATTGGCATGGGGTTTTTGATGGGCAAATCCTAAAGAAACACCACCTTCATAGGTAAATACTTTAACGTCGTATCCCTTATCTAAAGCTGCGTCAATCATACGAAAAGCAGTGGTGGTTCTGGCTTGCTCAAAAGGATTATCCATCAACAAAAAACTTAAAACTGTCTTACTCATTTTCTTGGTTTCTCCTATTAATTATAACCACATCATTTTTTGTCCTTCACTCATGGCATCCACGATAGATGCAACGGTAGAAACTTCAATTTTAGCCCCTAATTCTGTGCTATCAATGCCTCGTTCATCTAAGGAAAATTCATCCGCCAATAACTTGACTTTCTCTAGATTAGTTAATCCTTGAGATGCTACAGTCGAACGGGCTGCCAATACACCATTTTCGATTAAAAATAAGGTGACTTCGTTGCCAGCATCAGCGAGATCGGAGGCGAGATTATAATTATTATTCACCTCTGGATAATCAAAGGGACTTTGTGATTCAATTAGGAAATATTTAGCCATTGATTGCTAGATTTTAACTTATTTGAGGAGTGATCATGGGTCATCTCATGGTGAGAAAATTAAGAACATTTCCTGTTCTCAATATCATTGAAGTCTCTGGCTATGAAAATACTATCTTAAACCATCCACTTCTCCCACCACCCTATCACTGAGTTTAAGAATAAGTGTTAATTTTTCCAAATTACTCAAGGTTTGTCCCTATTTTTCAGACGGTTTGCTACAATTAAATTGTCTTACGGAGGTTGATTCCCTAGATGGTAAATACCTTGAGCTTATTGAGGAGCAAGGTCGTCTAGAAAATCTTAAAAGACAATCGAGATTAATAGAGAGAGATAGTCAGCAGTATTAACTGTCATAATTTAGGGAAATAGTCTGAGATTTTTAACCTTCGCCAGTAAAAACCCTAATTTAATCAATCTTCTCTGTTAAACGCAATTGATTCTAGGTGGTGTGAGATGTTAGAACGTTTATTATTAGCGAGTACGGTAACGTGGTTGCTTTATCTATCATTGCAGTTGGGTGAGTCCCCTATGACTCCCAACACAATGAATCAAACAGCGACTCATGTTCCTATTGAACAGCTAGAAAGTCCTTCTCATGATCCTAACTTTGGCGATTTTACCGTTGCTCAAAAATAAGGATTATGACTAAAAGATGAAATGGTTATACTTACCTCACACACCAAAAATTTTACAATCAAATAATAGGGGCTAATATTTATTAGCCCCTTAATTAATAACAAGAAAAAAAGTGATCAACGTTAAGCAGCTTTATTGGTTTCTCTTTTAGTATAAGGTTTACAGTCATAAGGCTGTATTCCCATATTTTGATAGTCGTCTTTAGCTGGACTAAAAATTCTAGCAAAGCCTTCTGTCAAATACTGCACAAACCCCTGTAATACATTGTTGAGTTTCATACCATCTGCCTCCAACTCATTAAATAAATTATGAATTCGTTTTCTGCTTTTTAGTTCAAAGAAAGAGAATAATCATTTCTGCTTCTCTATTTCGATTATGTAATAAGAAGATTAACTTTTAACTATGTTAGTAATAAATATTGAATTTTCTTTATAATACTTTGCTAACTATGAGGGATCATTTTAAATTCTATAAAGAAATATATCTTTTTTGAAAAAGTATAGTTGAAGTACCTATTAATTATTATCCCATTTTTAGAGGACTTGGCAACAGTTTTATAACAGTTTTCATTTGCATAGAACTCATATCTTACACCTTCGATTAAATCAGCTAGTTTGTTAGGGTTCAGCCATCAGCCGTCAGCTATATTTCTATAATATTGAACGCTGAACACTAACTGCTTTTCTGAACAAGGAACAGGGTTCATTTTGATGGTAACGGCTTAAGAATTTATTTTCTGTTTTTTGTTGCTGAGTTTTCTTGTACTGCTATAGGTTTTAAGATAAACTGGGGAGAAATTTTTAGGGTCTTGATTATGTCCTTTAATACCTTAGTGGATCTGTTACAAGAAAGAAGTTTACAACAAGCTAATCACCCAACCTATACCTTTCTTCATGAAGGGGAAAAAGAGGCAGGAACTCTCACTTATGGTAATTTAGACAAACAAGCTAAAGCGATCGCAGCCTATCTTCAGTCTGTCAACGCCAAAGGGGAAAGAGTCTTATTGTTATATCCTCCTGGACTTGATTTTATAACAGGGTTTTTCGGATGTTTATCTGCAGGGGCGATCGCCATTCCGGCCTATCCTCCCCGTCCCGATCAATCTTTAGATAGATTAGAAGCGATCGCAACAGATGCCGGGGCCAAGTTTATTTTAACCATTAATCCCTTAGTTCCCTATTTACAAGGTCGTTTTACCACCAGTCCTATATTAAGCAGCTTAACTATAATTGATAGCAATACCGTTAGTAAAGATCAACAGCTAGAGTGGAAAGACCCCAATATTAACGGTGACACCATTGCCTTTTTACAATATACCTCTGGTTCAACCGGCAAACCCAAAGGAGTGATCATTAACCATGATAATCTGCTTCATAACTTAGAAATGGGTTATAAATATGCAGACATTACCCCCAACACCAAAACCGTCAGTTGGTTACCTTTTGGTCATAATACGGGGTTAGTGGTAGGGGTATTACAACCTCTGTATAGCGATCATCCCGTCATCCTCCTGTCCCCCCTAGACTTCCTACAAAAACCGTCACGGTGGTTAACCGCCATTTCTCGTTATCAGGCTACCCAAAGTTTAGCCCCCAACTTTGCTTATGACTTAGTGGCCTTTGCTACCAGTCCTGAAGAAAAAGAAACCCTGGATCTCAGTAGTTGGGAATTTGCCGTCAGTGGGGCCGAACCCATTCGGGCCGAAACCTTAGAAAGATTTGCCAAAACCTTTGCCAGTTGTGGGTTTCGTTGGCAAGCATTAAGCGCCGGATATGGCATGGCCGAAAGTGTTGTCGGTATTAGTTTAGGGAATAAAGAGAAACCACCCCTTATCCTGACGATCGATAAAACCCAGTTACAAGACAATAAAGTTGTAGTGGTTAATAATGAAGGGGAAAATAGTCAAAAATTGGTAGGCTGTGGCACAACAGGGGCAGAACAAACAGTCATTATCGTTAACCCTGACACCCTAACTCAGTGTGATGATAACGAAATTGGAGAAATTTGGGTATGTGGCCCTAGTGTTGCCCAAGGGTATTGGAACCGTCCAGAAGCTACAGAAGAAGCATTTAAAGGCTATTTAAAAGACACTCAAGAAGGGCCATTTTTACGCACTGGGGACTTAGGATTTATCTTAGAAGAAGAGTTATTTGTCACAGGCCGTCTCAAAGATTTAATTATTATTCGAGGTAAAAACCATTATCCTCAAGATATTGAGTTAACCACACAAAGAAGTCATCAAGCATTACGGCCCAGTTGTAATGCAGCCTTTTCGGTTGATATAGATAACCAAGAAAAACTGGTTATTGTGCAAGAAGTCCATGAAGCGGCCATCGAATCATTGGATCACGATCAAGTCTTTAATGCTATTCGTCAGGCTGTTTCCCAACAACATCAATTACAAGTATACGCTATCTTGTTATTAAAACCTGGAACCATTCCTAAAACATCGAGTAATAAAATTCAACGCCATGCTTGCAAAAGAGGGTTTTTAGAAGAGAATTTAGACGTTATTGCCAGCAACAAACAAGAAGGGGTTAATGTAGAACAAAAATTAGTTTCTTTAGATCAAAATACTTTGTTGGCCAGTCCTCCTGAAAAACGCCAAGAATTATTACAAGCTTATCTCAAAGGTTTAATTGCTAATGTTTTAAAGGTTGATCCTTCAGCAATAGACTGGAAACAACCCTTAACCAGCATGGGACTTGATTCTTTAACGGTGGTACAGTTAAGTGACTTATTACAAGAAAATTTAGGATCGTCTTTTCAAGCGACGTTAATCTTTGAATATCCTACCGTAGAAGCCTTAGCTAACTATTTCGCCACCGAAGTATTTACCTCACAGGGGTATAACATCGGGTTACTCGAAGAACAAGGGACTGTAAAAACAGGGTTTGCTTCTCCTGTCATTGCTATTCAGTCTCAAGGGACAAAACCCCCCTTTTTCTGTGTTCCTGGGGGTGTAGGGACGGCCTTTTATCTCCATGCTTTAGCCCATCATTTAGGGAACGATCAACCTTTTTATGGACTGCAAGCAAGGGGAATGGACGATCAAGCCGTACCCTTTACTGATGTAGGGGAAATGGCTGCTTATTACATCCATGCGTTAAAAACCATTCAACCTGTAGGCCCTTATTTTCTGGGGGGTCATTCCTTTGGGGGTCAAGTGGCCTTTGAAATTAGCCAACAATTACAACAACAAGGGGATGAAATCGGTTTATTAGCCATTTTTGATATTCCTGCGCCCTTATTTAATAACCTCATAGTGGTGGGTTGGGATGATACCAAATATATGAGTGAAGTGGTGAAGTTATTTGAGTTCTTTTTAAAGGAAAATCTCAATATTTCTTATAATGATCTCAAAGGATTCTTTCCAGGGGAACAGTTAGACTATGTAACAGAACGGTTGGTTAAAAAGCTTCATGTCACTCCTTCTCCAACGGCGACCCAACAGGTGAGAGGCTTTGTTAAAGTATTAAAAGCCAGTGTTTATGCGATGGCTCATTATAAGCCTCAAAAACGCTATGCTACACCACTTCATGTTTTTCGTAGTAGCGATGTCCGTTTATGGGAAACTGCCAATGGGGTTAATGATAGGATTCGCACGCAAATTCAGAAAAATATGTCCTTCGGATGGGATCAACTCTCTGAAGGAACGATTAATATCACTTCGGTTCCGGGAGATCATATTACGATGATGCTTGAACCTAATGTGAAAATCTTAGCCCAAAGTCTTCAAAAGAGTTTGCAAACAATATAGTTAATAGTAGCGATCGCTTGTTTGATAATTGTAAGATTATGGGATAGGCGATCGCATTTCCTTTAATACAACTTCTTGTTGGTTGGCAGTTCTCCCTAGATTCTCTTCCGTCGAACTCAGGTTATAAATAGTTTGAGTATGTTTTGGGGCATATTAAAGGTGTGGTGCGATGACAATGAACTCCCAGTCCCCCTTATCTTAAAAATGACCCATGAATTCCTTGATCAAACGACACAACCCTGAAACTCAATCCAATGAAATGTCATTCAACCCAATGACAAACCCGACCTTGTGGCAAGCATTGGAAGCTGAGTTAGTGTACATTCAAGATAGATCAGGAAAATACCTATCATTTTACGGAAATATCGGGAACGAATTAACCATCGAACCCGAAGATATTATCGGCTTTTTTCCAGAACAAACCCTTAAACCAGTATCTCCAGAAGCCTATTATGAGAGAATTAGACGGGTTTTAGAACGAAGAATTCCTG from Crocosphaera subtropica ATCC 51142 includes these protein-coding regions:
- a CDS encoding ankyrin repeat domain-containing protein, which gives rise to MYPSKKQQFSQFSLLCQAIDENNIDQVKFFIKKGIDLEQKEQSIFTPLMIAVERGNLEIVRILLQAGALVNQESQWLLERSKYKEKTEILLELVKTGIDINQKLIDSEGETILMKAVCDGNMPLVKALIENGANVNIVSDNGYYALVHAAEQGYQDIFDYLLRYTVSELREEAEQALRKGIIYRQRLNDKLTENFTEVAALNDLQGVINAINNKVNINAFDSEGCTALYLAAGNHHPSIVHILLKVGANIELGREDDGETPLINSASDTYLIYPRRSYSIDTIQVKQLEVIKTLLKAGANVNAKTIEGWNALEAAANANNVEIVKILLSAGANVNTRDEWGDTVLSRAMRTGNTEIIQLLIKAGAKN
- a CDS encoding DsrE family protein, with the translated sequence MKVLQVIQSAYRCTIEEQDDPVVWFIQVLETIGGDVDIVLRANAVNYAVKGQVVEGLSFGEWKQSFPAKLDDDLQQCLDKGIKVYAISEDISKRGIPEDKLLAGIEKISFKELPKLFDNYDQVWHW
- a CDS encoding DsrE/DsrF/TusD sulfur relay family protein; this encodes MSKTVLSFLLMDNPFEQARTTTAFRMIDAALDKGYDVKVFTYEGGVSLGFAHQKPHANSVHGRTFDEENHPLTKDWITALFNKAKSKGCELEWVNCGLCVDERGVNDAVEGCRRGAPKDFWEWSKDASGTLVIGTK
- a CDS encoding DsrE family protein, with translation MAKYFLIESQSPFDYPEVNNNYNLASDLADAGNEVTLFLIENGVLAARSTVASQGLTNLEKVKLLADEFSLDERGIDSTELGAKIEVSTVASIVDAMSEGQKMMWL
- a CDS encoding AMP-binding protein, which encodes MSFNTLVDLLQERSLQQANHPTYTFLHEGEKEAGTLTYGNLDKQAKAIAAYLQSVNAKGERVLLLYPPGLDFITGFFGCLSAGAIAIPAYPPRPDQSLDRLEAIATDAGAKFILTINPLVPYLQGRFTTSPILSSLTIIDSNTVSKDQQLEWKDPNINGDTIAFLQYTSGSTGKPKGVIINHDNLLHNLEMGYKYADITPNTKTVSWLPFGHNTGLVVGVLQPLYSDHPVILLSPLDFLQKPSRWLTAISRYQATQSLAPNFAYDLVAFATSPEEKETLDLSSWEFAVSGAEPIRAETLERFAKTFASCGFRWQALSAGYGMAESVVGISLGNKEKPPLILTIDKTQLQDNKVVVVNNEGENSQKLVGCGTTGAEQTVIIVNPDTLTQCDDNEIGEIWVCGPSVAQGYWNRPEATEEAFKGYLKDTQEGPFLRTGDLGFILEEELFVTGRLKDLIIIRGKNHYPQDIELTTQRSHQALRPSCNAAFSVDIDNQEKLVIVQEVHEAAIESLDHDQVFNAIRQAVSQQHQLQVYAILLLKPGTIPKTSSNKIQRHACKRGFLEENLDVIASNKQEGVNVEQKLVSLDQNTLLASPPEKRQELLQAYLKGLIANVLKVDPSAIDWKQPLTSMGLDSLTVVQLSDLLQENLGSSFQATLIFEYPTVEALANYFATEVFTSQGYNIGLLEEQGTVKTGFASPVIAIQSQGTKPPFFCVPGGVGTAFYLHALAHHLGNDQPFYGLQARGMDDQAVPFTDVGEMAAYYIHALKTIQPVGPYFLGGHSFGGQVAFEISQQLQQQGDEIGLLAIFDIPAPLFNNLIVVGWDDTKYMSEVVKLFEFFLKENLNISYNDLKGFFPGEQLDYVTERLVKKLHVTPSPTATQQVRGFVKVLKASVYAMAHYKPQKRYATPLHVFRSSDVRLWETANGVNDRIRTQIQKNMSFGWDQLSEGTINITSVPGDHITMMLEPNVKILAQSLQKSLQTI